In the Carboxydothermus hydrogenoformans Z-2901 genome, AGCAGTTAGAAAAAAGATATATTGAATTAAAAGCTCTTGCTTTTTTCTAAGCACTACTATAAACCGCCTTTCTATGTTCATACGGTTTATTTCATTTTACTTATCGATAAGAAGCCCAATTTTTCCACGTAGTTATTTTGAAATTCATCGCTTAAAACAAAGTCCAGGAAATCTTTTACCACACCGGTAGGCTCACCTTTCGTATACATGTGTTCATAGGCGTATAAGGTATACTTTTTGTTATAAACGTTTTCGGGAGTGTACTCTACCCCATTATATTTTAACACTTTTACCGAATTATCGATATATGCTGCATCAATATAGCCAATTGAACCGGGGGTTTGAGAAATTGCTTTTCGCACCGCTCCGTTGGAGTCCTGAATTATTGCTTTATCGGTAAATTCTTTGCCATCTAAGACGAGGTCGGTGATTACTTTGCGCGAACCGGAAGATTTTGCCCGGTGAATAATGGTGATTTTGGCGTCATTGCCGCCAACTTCTTTCCAGTTGGTAATTTTACCGGTAAAGATATCTGCTAACTGTTCTTTAGAAAGGTTATCCACCTTAACATCAGGATTGACGATGATCACGAAAGGAGCAACCGCAACTTGATGGTCAACTAAACCTTTACCCGCAGTTTCAGGGTCTTTTTCGGCATCGACATCGCTATTGCCGATATCTACCGCACCTGCAATTACCTGTCTGAGTCCTGTAAAAGAGCCTCCTCCAGAAACATTCACGGTAACTTTGGGATTTTTCTCCATGTACAAGGTAGCTGCTTGTTTGGCTAAAGGCAAAAGGGCGGTAGAACCGGCAAGGGTGATCTTACCTTCCTTGGTAGTTTGCCCGTTTTGCGGGGTAGCTTGCTCATTTTTTTTAGCACAACCTCCAGCAAAAAGCAAAGCCACCACCAGGATGCTGATAATCGCTACAATTCCATACTTTTTCATCTTTTTTCCTCCCTGGTTTTAAAATTTTCTTGTCTTTAATATAACCGGTAAATGTTATTTTTTTTCGAGCAGGAAAGTTAACAAAAGTTAAAAAAAGGTTAAAGGTATGTTTAGCGGTCCAGAGTAATTTCCTGAAGCCATAGATTTAGAGCTTTTTCTTTAATGATACATAATTTTTAACCCATTACATAATATAAGCTTGGTATAAAAATTAAATTGGGAAAGGGGAAGAAAAAATGTTTAAACACGAAAAAGCTTTATTACATGAAGTGGGAGTTGAAAGACCAAACCCCAATTATGCGGCCATGCTTCAAGAACAATTAGGGGGTCCTCACGGGGAACTAAAAGCGGCCATGCAATACCTTTCTCAAAGCTTCAGGATCAAAGATCCGGCCCTGAAAGATCTATTCTTAGACATCGCTGCTGAGGAGTTAAGTCACATGGAAATGGTGGCAGCTACCATTAATCTTTTAAATGGTCATGAGTTAAATGCCAGTAATGCTACCGTTGGCACGATTGAAGCCCACGTTTTATCAGGGTTAAATCCTGTACTAACTAACGCTTCGGGTGAGCTTTGGACAGCGGCGTATGTTGATGTAACTGGCGACCTTGCTGCTGATATTCTTTCAAATATTGCCGCTGAACAGCGGGCAAAGGTAGTGTATGAGTACCTGTATCGACAGATAAACGATAAAAAGGTGCGGGAAACGATTGATTTTCTCCTGAATCGCGAGGAAGCCCATAATACCCTTTTTCGGGAAGCCTTTAATAAATTACAGGAAACCGGCTCTTTAAAAGACTGGGGCGTCACCCAGGATTCAAAATTATACTTTGATTTATCGACACCCGGAAAATACTTTTCACTAAATGCGGCAAATCCGCCGAAATTTGAAAGCCCCCAATAATTCAATGAAACTACTCTCCCTGTAATAGGGGGGAGTAGTTTTATAAAAATGAAATATTAAACAAAATAATATGAAAATTTAGACTTTACAAACAATTTCTCGTGTTTTATAATTAGAGAAAAGCAATTAAGCTAAACATTTTACCGGGAGAAAATCCCGGTTTTTTTATTTCTAAAAGCAGTAAATATGATACAATAATTAATGTGTGATGCCGAAAAAAGTTACATAATTTTTAAAGGAGGACTTTTAAATGGAGATGGAGAGAAAGCTATCCTTGGAATTTGCCCGGGTAACGGAAGCGGCGGCGGTAGCTTCTGCCCGCTGGATGGGCCGGGGGGATAAGCATAAGGCTGACCAGGCCGCTACTGAAGCAATGCGGGCGGTTTTTGATACCATAGATATTCGCGGTGAAGTGGTTATCGGCGAAGGGGAAATGGATGAAGCGCCGATGCTTTACATCGGGGAAAAATTAGGTACCGGTTATGGCCCGGCTTTAGATATTGCCGTTGATCCTCTGGAAGGGACCAATCTTGTCGCCAAAGGTTTAAATGGCGCCATTGCGGTGGTGGCTGCTGCTCCCAAGGGGTGTCTTTTAAACGCTCCCGATATGTACATGGAAAAAATTGCCGTTGGTCCGGCAGCAGCGGGTAAAATCCACCTTGATGCTCCCGTTAAAGATAACCTGAGGATAGTTGCCGAAAGTCTGAAAAAATCGGTAGCCGATTTAACGGTGGTGATTTTGGATCGCCCCCGCCACGAAAAAATAATTAAAGAAGTGCGGGAGGCGGGAGCCAGAATAATGCTGATCTCCGATGGAGATGTTTCACCGGCTATAGCCTGTGCTTTTGAGGATTCCGGGGTGGATATGATGATTGGTATTGGTGGAGCCCCGGAGGGAGTTTTAGCTGCCGCTGCTTTAAAATGTCTGGGCGGAGAGCTGATGGGGAGGCTTGTGCCGGAAGATGATGAGCAGATGGAACGGTGCCGGAAAATGGGTCTTGCTGATCCCCGGCAAATTTTAACGTTAGATGATTTGGTAAAGAGCGATGATGTCATTTTTGCGGCTACCGGAATCACCAACAGTAACCTTTTAAAAGGCGTGCGGTTTACGGCCAATGGAGCGGCCACTCATACGTTAGTTGTTCGGGGGAAAACCGGTACCGTTAGGTTTATTGAAGCCTTGCACCGTTTCGATAAGAAGCCAATATATAATTTAATAGGTTTGAATGTTTAAAGAATAAAAAATAAAATTTTAAATTTTAAAAGTAGCTTTCTTGAATAAGCTTTATAAGGTTTACACCGAGCAAATAAAAGCAGGGGCTTTTTAAGCGAAGTCCCTGCTTTTTGTAAAGGAGAGTAAAAAATATTACAAGCGGGGGAGTATGGAAGAATGAATGAGCAATGGCGGCGTTTTATTTCAGGGGAAGACCCTGTAAGCAGCGTAGATCCGCTAATCTTGCGTTCCTGGAAGAGGTGTAGAGAAAAAGTAGTTGATTACCAAAGAGTTATTAATAACGATATACTTCCTGCACCGCTTTTACGAGAACGCTGGCAAAAGCAGGAAGAATTACTGAAAGCAGCAGAACAGGTATTGCCCCATATCTACCGCTTACTGCAGGGCCAAAACTATATGGTTATACTTTGCGATTCTGAGGGATATATTTTAAAAGCAATAGGCGATCCCCCGTTTCTGAATAAAGCTCAGAAAGTGTACTTATCGCCTGGGGCTAACTGGCGGGAAGATATTAAAGGAACCAACGCCATTGGTACTTCTATTTCTGAAGGTACGGCTGTTAAAGTTTTAGGCTGGGAACATTATGTCCAGGAAAACCATTTTTTAAATTGCTGGGCTGCACCGGTGTACAATTCTGAAGGAAAGATGGTAGGGGTGTTGGACATATCCGGGGAAAACGGAAGGAGTGACAACCGTCTTTTAGAAATTGCCCTCATGGGGGCCAAAATAATTGAGCAAAATCTCTTATTGCAAGAATTGCAGAAAAAGGTTGTTATTAGCCAGCAAGGGCTTCAACTGGCAGGTAAGATGCTGCAGGAAGGGGTTATTGTTATTGATAACCAAGGGATAATTACCGAGATAAACCAAAAGGGCGCCCAGATTTTGGGCAAACGGCGAGAGGAAGTTATAGGTAATTTGATAAGTGATGTTTTGGGTAGTGCTAAAAGCTTCTCGCTTAGCCCAAAGGAAGAAAAGTTCCAAATTAATGCAGGGCTTGGGGAGAAAATTGGTGACAAGAGGTTTGATACCGTTTATGCACTGAACCGGGCTGGGCAAAATGTGATTGAACAACATAGATGGGTCGGCAACAGTACCAAATCGAAACAGGTGTTAGAAATAGTAGCAAAAGCAGCTGCAGTTAATTTGTCGGTGCTGCTACAGGGAGAGAGCGGTACGGGAAAAGAGGTAATTGCCCGCTATATTCATCAGCTCAGCGACCGGAAGAATGGTCCGTTTATTGCCATAAATTGTGCTGCTTTGCCGCCTAATTTAATTGAAAGCGAGCTTTTCGGTTACGTTGAAGGAGCTTTTACAGGTGCTAAAAAAGGTGGACAGCCCGGGAAGTTTGAACTTGCTAATGGTGGTACGATCTTTTTAGACGAAATCAGCGATATGCCATTGAATGTTCAAGCAGCGTTATTACGTGTACTTCAGGAACGGGAAGTTTGTCGTATCGGAGATAATAAAGTTAGAAAAATTGATGTTAGGGTCATTGCCGCAACTCAAAAAGATTTGCAGCAGTTAGTCAATGATGGGTTATTTCGTTTAGATTTATATTACCGCTTAAAAGTCATTACCATAAACTTACCGCCACTGCGTGAACGGAAGGAAGATTTGTATGAGCTGGTACCCTATTTTGTTAACAAAGCTTGTCAAAGTATGGGTAAACCGCTTTTGAGTGTGGACCGAGAAATTTACTCTTATTTCCTTGCATACCACTGGCCGGGAAATGTGAGAGAGCTCGAAAACTGTATTTACAGTATGGTGGCATTAGCTACCGGTTCGCAGCTCACAGTTGCCGATTTGCCGGTAGAATTGCGCCAGAATTTGGAATCTGTTCAAGCTGATAGTAGTTCACTTTTGGAGCAAAAGACCAAGCTTGCGATACTGGAAGCGTTAAAACAAACAAATGGGAAAATTGCTCCGGCTGCTCGATTGTTGGGAATGGGGCGGACCACACTGTACCGCAAGCTGAAAAAATATAACCTGCTCAAATAGAAACAGTTTGTTGGGACAAAATGTTTCAGAAAGGAACATTTTATTTTGTATTTTTCGGAAAGCTGTAAATTTTTATACTTTATAAATATCTGAAAATTGGCATAGATTTTGCAATTATACTAAGTTGCTAACACAACCACAAAAATTTAGGAGAGGAGGAATGAGAGTCTCGGGAGAAACTCCTCAAATTAGTAATAATTTTTTTAAAAAATCTTTTTTTTAAAAAAATCTTGAACTTAACTTTATGGTCAATTATAGTTAGAGTAGAAAGTATTTTATTTTACAAGGAGGGTTTTTATGGCCGGCTATTGCGGGAAAGTATTGAGGGTTAACCTCTCCACCGGTGAAATTAAAAAGGAACCGCTGGATTTGGAGGTGGCCAAGAAGTTTTTAGGCGGTCGGGGTTTGGGAAGTTATATTTTATCCAAAGAAATCGACCCTGCTGTGGATCCGCTATCTCCGGAAAACAAAATTATTTTTGCTACCGGTCCATTGACCGGATCATCGGCGCCGACCTCCGGACGCTACATGGTGGTAACTAAATCTCCGCTTACCGGTACTATTGCCAGTTCCAACTCCGGAGGCTTTTGGGGGGCTGAATTAAAATTTGCCGGCTATGATTTAATCATTGTAGAAGGAAAAGCGGCAAAACCAAGCTACATATATATTAATGATGACACCGTTGAAATCCGGGATGCGCAGAATTACTGGGGGAAATTAGTATCTGAAACCACCGAGCTTTTACAAAAAGAAGTGGGAGATCCCAAAGCCCGGGTCTTGACCATTGGTCCTGCCGGGGAAAGGCTTTCGCCCATAGCTGCCGTTATGAACGAAAAATACCGGGCTGCAGGTCGTTCCGGTGTAGGAGCGGTAATGGGCAGCAAAAACTTAAAAGCAATTGTGGTAAGAGGGTCCGGAAAAATTGAACCGGCGGAGCCGGAAAAAACCAAGGAGCTCTTATCCAGACTTTTAAAGAAAATTCGAGAAGATGGGGTTACCGGTCAGGGCTTGCCCAATTATGGTACCGCGGTTCTGGTAAATATTATCAATGAAAACGGTATTTTACCCACTAACAACTTCCAAAAATCTTACTTCCCAACTGCCGATGCTATTTCCGGGGAAACTTTATCCGAAAAATATTTAGTGAAAAAAGACCCCTGCTACCGTTGTCCGATTGCGTGCGGTCGTTACTGCAAAGTTGATGATGAAGAAGGCGGCGGGCCGGAGTACGAAACTATCTGGGCCTTTGGTGCCGATTGCGGCGTTGACGATTTAGCTGCCATAATTAAAGCCAATAACCTGTGCAACGAATACGGCTTAGATACGATTTCCGCAGGAGCAACCATTGCCTGCGCTATGGAGCTTTACGAAAAAGGCCACATTAAGAAAGAAGAATTAGACGGTCCGGAGTTAAAGTTTGGTTCTGCCGAAGCTGTCATTGAATGGACCAGGAAGATGGGGGCGGGCGAAGGTTTTGGAGCCAAACTGGCCCTTGGGTCGTATCGGTTAGCCGAATCTTACGGTGTTCCGGAACTTTCGATGTCGGTGAAGAAACAGGAATTACCGGCTTATGACCCCCGTGGTGTTCAGGGCCATGGTCTGCAGTATGCTACTTCCAACCGGGGAGGCTGTCACGTCCGGGGTTACCTGATTTCTCCGGAAATTCTCGGCTCTCCGGAAAAAATTGACCGCTTTGCTTTAGAAGGAAAAGCCAACTGGGCCAAGCTCTTCCAGGACTTAACGGCGGTCATTGACTCCCTTGGTCTTTGCCTCTTCACCTCCTTTGCCTTAAATGCCGATGACTACCGGGAACTCTTTAACTATATCGTTGGGGAAAATTACACTACGGAAGATATTTTAACTGCCGGCGAACGAATCTGGAATTTAGAGCGGGTCTTTAACTTAAAAGCGGGAATCGATGCTAAAGAGGATACCTTACCCAAGCGGCTTTTAGAAGAACCTGTACCCGATGGACCGTCCAAAGGACATAAACACCGCCTGGCAGAACTTTTACCGGAGTATTACAAGGTACGGGGTTGGGACGAAAAAGGGGTACCAACCGCCGAAAAGTTGCAAGCTTTAGGTTTATAAACAACTAAAAGCAGGGACTTCCCAAACGGAGTCCCTGCTTTCTTAATAAAGGAGAGAACAAAAAAATATGATTTTACAATTTAAGGACTACCAGATAGTTCTCGAACCCCAGCCGGATATCCAGGAAATATATCTTGAATTATCAGGTTTGTGTAATTTAAACTGCCGCCACTGCTATCGCAATAGCTGGAGTTACAAAGGTGGACTGATGGAAAGGAAAACCTGGGAGAAAGTTTTGGAAGATGCAAAAGCTTTACCTTTACTTTCGCGGATTGTTTTAGGGGGTATTGGCGAACCGCTACTTCATCCGGAAATTAAGGAAATAATTACTAATATAAAAGCAATGGGGCTTAAAGTAAGTATTACTACGAACGGCTTTCTTCTTACTGAAGCTATGGCCCGTGATTTTGTGAATTTAGGGGTTGACGAAATCATTGTTTCCATTGATGGGTTTTTGCCGGAAACTTTTGCGGAAAACCGGGGGGCAGATATAGGTAACTTATGGAGTAATTTAAAGCAACTTAATTTAATAAAGCAGCAAAATAAAAGCAGCCAGCCGGAAATATTAGCGGAGATGGTGGTAAATAAGAGAAACTCCCAGGAGATTTTTAAACTTATTCCCAGGCTTTTAGAGTATAATATTAAAGTTTTGTATGTTAGCCAGCTTATGCCGGTAGTAAAAGAAAAAATAGAAGACATTTTTTACCAGAAGTATCCCGATGAGAAGCTTTTAGAGTGGCGAACATTGGTAGCCCGGGCTTCCATGTATTCCGGGGTAAAAGTCCTCTTACCGGAGATGGGGCTTAATACCCACCGTTCCTGCCGGTTTGTGGAAGGAAAAAAAGTAGTGGTGCGGTTTGACGGTGAAGTATCTCCTTGCTACCGGTTTTTACACGATTCCCGGGAATACGTTTTTGGACGGGAAAAGGAAATTCGGGCAGTAAGTTTTGGGAATGTTAATAAAGAGAGCCTGGCGGAGATCTGGACGAAAGAGGCTTTTGTTAAATTTCGTTTTTTGGAACATATGAACCACTACCCTTCCTGTCCTGATTGCGAATGGGTTGACGGCTGTGATATGGTCTGGAATATTGAAGAAGACTGCTGGGGTAATAAACCGTCCTGTGCCGATTGCCTTTGGGCCAGGGGATTAATTTTTTGCCCGTAAAGAGGAGGTGAAGCGAATGAAAATTGAGATCCGGCTTTTTGCAACTTTCCGGGAAGGACGCTTTAAAAAAGAAGTTTGGGACCTTCCCGAAGGAACAAAAGTAATCGATGTTTTAAACCGTTTAGGGATTAAACCGGAAGAAATAGCCATCCTTTTAGTTAATGGTTTGGATGCCGAGCCTGACCGCGTATTAAAAGACGGTGACTATATTTCCCTGTTCCCACCGGTGGGAGGTGGTTAAGTGTTAAGTAAAGGAGAAAAAAATCTCCTGGGTAATATTTTTCGCCGGGAAGGTATTAAGGAATTATCCCTGGAAACAACCGAGAGAATTTCCCGGGAAACCGGTATTGCTCTACGCGCTATTGAATATTTTGCCCTCGAAAACGGGGTTGTGCCCCGGAAGTATGCCCGTAATATCGGAAGTTTTACTTTAGCTGGGCAGAAAAAACTTTTAGCTTCCAAAGTAATGGTTGTGGGCTTGGGCGGACTTGGTGGCTATGTTTTGGAAGAACTGTGTCGAGCAGGCGTGGGAGAAATAGTGGGGGTTGATGGCGATGCCTTTGAGGAATCCAATTTAAACCGCCAGCTTTTGGCTACAGAAAAAAATCTTGGGCAGAAAAAAGCCAATAAAGCCAGAAAAAGGGCGGCGGAGATCAATCAAACGGTGGTGGTAAGCGGTTTTGTAACCAAGGTCGAAAATCTTCCGGAAACTGCCTGGCAGGGAGTAGAGCTTGTCTTTGATTGTTTAGATAATATAGAAAGTCGTTTTTACCTCGAAGAAAAAACAAATAACCTTGGACTGCCCCTGGTGCACGGAGCAATAGGAGGCTGGTACGGCCAGGTCGGGATTGTTTGGCCCGGAAGTAACCTTTTAACCAAGATTTACCGGGAACGGAAAAAAGGTATAGAACAAACCCTGGGGAACCCTCCTTTTACTCCGGCGGTGGCGGCAAGTTTAATGGTAGCTTTGGGGATTAATTTGCTTCTGGGAACGTTGGAAAAAGAAAGCGTATTTTACTTTTTTGATTTAAAAAATATGGAGTTTGAGAAAATAAGCTTTTAAAATTGTATTACCAATCACAAAGACTGCTTAATTTACCTTTTTCTTTTTTTCCTGAAAAACCAGTGTGTAAACAAATGTTTACAGATTGACAAGTTGATTTAAGCAGGAGATGCAAGGCGTTTCAATGATTTTTGCTGGTTTTTATAATTGGGAGTGTCTAAAAAATAGACACTCCTTTTTTGTTGTCTGAAATTGTTGATATTTGTCGGATTTAAGCGATTTGTGATTATAATAATTTATTATACTGTCTAAAAAATAGACAATATTGTAAAAAAATATTATAATATTCTATAATATTTACACTGGCAAGAATTTTGCAAAAAATAGTTCAGAGCAATTATGCCCATTATAAAGGAGGGAATTGGACTTGGCCATTACCCGAAGAGAATTCTTAAAACTATCAGCTTTATCCACTGCTATATTAATGACTGCCGAGCTTGGCTTAGATAATAGTAAAGCTTATGCGCAGGCCCAAAAGTACCGGATCAAAACTGCCAAAAAAACTCCAACCTTGTGTCCTTTTTGCAGTGCCGGCTGCGGTATGCTTGCCTATACCGATACCAAAACGGGAGAATTACTTTATGTGGTCGGGGATCCGGACCATCCGGTAAACCGCGGCGGTGCGTGCAGTAAAGGAGCTTCAATATACCAGATTAGGAACATTGCGCCCGGTAAACCCAATCCCAAAAGACTTACCAAGCCTCTTTATCGGGCTCCGGGGAGCAAAGAGTTTAAAGAGGTTACCTGGGAATGGGCAATTTCGGAAATTGCCAAACGAATTAAAGATACGAGGGATCGGACTTTTATAAAAGAGGAAGACGGAATAACCGTCATGCGTACCGACCATATTGCTTGTTTGGGCGGTGCAGCTCTGGATAACGAAGAAACCTATCTTTTACAGAAATTGATGCGCGGACTTGGGGTAGTATATATTGAACATCAGGCCCGGCTCTGACACAGTTCTACGGTTGCCGGTCTGGCACCAACCTTTGGTCGTGGAGCTATGACCAATCACTGGATAGATTTAAAAAATACCGACTGTGCCTTAATTATTGGCGCTAACCCCTTTGAAAACCACCCGGTTTCAGCCAAGTGGTTAATGGAAGCAAAATTAAAACGGGGAGCTAAAATCATAAGTGTTGACCCCAGATTTACCAGAACTTCTTCGAAGGCAGATATTTATGCTCCTTTGCGAGCGGGGACCGACATTGCCTTTATTGGCGGCATGATTAACTATATCTTAGAAAATGAGCTGTACGACCACGATTATGTCGCAAATTATACCAACGCTTCGTTTATAGTTCACGATGACTATAAATTTACCGATGGCTTATTTAGCGGGTACGACCCCAGGGAGCGTAAGTATGATTTTTCCACCTGGGAGTATAAGAAAAATGAAAAGGGGGAAATTGAAAAAGACCCTACCTTAAAACATCCGCGGACGGTATTTCAACTTTTAAAGCAACATTTTTCCCGCTACACTATCGACAAAGTATGCGAAATTACCGGGACACCCAGAGAAATTTACCTTGAAGTCATCAAAACCTTTGCCGAAACTTCCCAGAAGGGTAAGTCCGGTACGATTATGTATGCTATGGGAGGAACTCAGCACAGTTGCGGTTCCCAAATAGTTAGAAGCTATGCCATCTTACAGCTTTTATTGGGCAACGTGGGTGTTCCCGGAGGCGGAGTAAATGCTCTTAGAGGGGAATCTAACGTTCAAGGTTCTACTGACTTTGGCTTATTAAGTAATAATATTACAGGTTATATTAATAGTCCTATTGCTCAGCCAGAACATAAGGACTTAAAAGCTTACTTGGA is a window encoding:
- a CDS encoding manganese catalase family protein, giving the protein MFKHEKALLHEVGVERPNPNYAAMLQEQLGGPHGELKAAMQYLSQSFRIKDPALKDLFLDIAAEELSHMEMVAATINLLNGHELNASNATVGTIEAHVLSGLNPVLTNASGELWTAAYVDVTGDLAADILSNIAAEQRAKVVYEYLYRQINDKKVRETIDFLLNREEAHNTLFREAFNKLQETGSLKDWGVTQDSKLYFDLSTPGKYFSLNAANPPKFESPQ
- the glpX gene encoding class II fructose-bisphosphatase; this encodes MERKLSLEFARVTEAAAVASARWMGRGDKHKADQAATEAMRAVFDTIDIRGEVVIGEGEMDEAPMLYIGEKLGTGYGPALDIAVDPLEGTNLVAKGLNGAIAVVAAAPKGCLLNAPDMYMEKIAVGPAAAGKIHLDAPVKDNLRIVAESLKKSVADLTVVILDRPRHEKIIKEVREAGARIMLISDGDVSPAIACAFEDSGVDMMIGIGGAPEGVLAAAALKCLGGELMGRLVPEDDEQMERCRKMGLADPRQILTLDDLVKSDDVIFAATGITNSNLLKGVRFTANGAATHTLVVRGKTGTVRFIEALHRFDKKPIYNLIGLNV
- a CDS encoding tungsten cofactor oxidoreductase radical SAM maturase, whose protein sequence is MILQFKDYQIVLEPQPDIQEIYLELSGLCNLNCRHCYRNSWSYKGGLMERKTWEKVLEDAKALPLLSRIVLGGIGEPLLHPEIKEIITNIKAMGLKVSITTNGFLLTEAMARDFVNLGVDEIIVSIDGFLPETFAENRGADIGNLWSNLKQLNLIKQQNKSSQPEILAEMVVNKRNSQEIFKLIPRLLEYNIKVLYVSQLMPVVKEKIEDIFYQKYPDEKLLEWRTLVARASMYSGVKVLLPEMGLNTHRSCRFVEGKKVVVRFDGEVSPCYRFLHDSREYVFGREKEIRAVSFGNVNKESLAEIWTKEAFVKFRFLEHMNHYPSCPDCEWVDGCDMVWNIEEDCWGNKPSCADCLWARGLIFCP
- a CDS encoding sigma-54-dependent Fis family transcriptional regulator → MNEQWRRFISGEDPVSSVDPLILRSWKRCREKVVDYQRVINNDILPAPLLRERWQKQEELLKAAEQVLPHIYRLLQGQNYMVILCDSEGYILKAIGDPPFLNKAQKVYLSPGANWREDIKGTNAIGTSISEGTAVKVLGWEHYVQENHFLNCWAAPVYNSEGKMVGVLDISGENGRSDNRLLEIALMGAKIIEQNLLLQELQKKVVISQQGLQLAGKMLQEGVIVIDNQGIITEINQKGAQILGKRREEVIGNLISDVLGSAKSFSLSPKEEKFQINAGLGEKIGDKRFDTVYALNRAGQNVIEQHRWVGNSTKSKQVLEIVAKAAAVNLSVLLQGESGTGKEVIARYIHQLSDRKNGPFIAINCAALPPNLIESELFGYVEGAFTGAKKGGQPGKFELANGGTIFLDEISDMPLNVQAALLRVLQEREVCRIGDNKVRKIDVRVIAATQKDLQQLVNDGLFRLDLYYRLKVITINLPPLRERKEDLYELVPYFVNKACQSMGKPLLSVDREIYSYFLAYHWPGNVRELENCIYSMVALATGSQLTVADLPVELRQNLESVQADSSSLLEQKTKLAILEALKQTNGKIAPAARLLGMGRTTLYRKLKKYNLLK
- a CDS encoding phosphate ABC transporter substrate-binding protein encodes the protein MKKYGIVAIISILVVALLFAGGCAKKNEQATPQNGQTTKEGKITLAGSTALLPLAKQAATLYMEKNPKVTVNVSGGGSFTGLRQVIAGAVDIGNSDVDAEKDPETAGKGLVDHQVAVAPFVIIVNPDVKVDNLSKEQLADIFTGKITNWKEVGGNDAKITIIHRAKSSGSRKVITDLVLDGKEFTDKAIIQDSNGAVRKAISQTPGSIGYIDAAYIDNSVKVLKYNGVEYTPENVYNKKYTLYAYEHMYTKGEPTGVVKDFLDFVLSDEFQNNYVEKLGFLSISKMK
- a CDS encoding HesA/MoeB/ThiF family protein gives rise to the protein MLSKGEKNLLGNIFRREGIKELSLETTERISRETGIALRAIEYFALENGVVPRKYARNIGSFTLAGQKKLLASKVMVVGLGGLGGYVLEELCRAGVGEIVGVDGDAFEESNLNRQLLATEKNLGQKKANKARKRAAEINQTVVVSGFVTKVENLPETAWQGVELVFDCLDNIESRFYLEEKTNNLGLPLVHGAIGGWYGQVGIVWPGSNLLTKIYRERKKGIEQTLGNPPFTPAVAASLMVALGINLLLGTLEKESVFYFFDLKNMEFEKISF
- a CDS encoding MoaD/ThiS family protein, which translates into the protein MKIEIRLFATFREGRFKKEVWDLPEGTKVIDVLNRLGIKPEEIAILLVNGLDAEPDRVLKDGDYISLFPPVGGG
- a CDS encoding aldehyde ferredoxin oxidoreductase family protein, whose product is MAGYCGKVLRVNLSTGEIKKEPLDLEVAKKFLGGRGLGSYILSKEIDPAVDPLSPENKIIFATGPLTGSSAPTSGRYMVVTKSPLTGTIASSNSGGFWGAELKFAGYDLIIVEGKAAKPSYIYINDDTVEIRDAQNYWGKLVSETTELLQKEVGDPKARVLTIGPAGERLSPIAAVMNEKYRAAGRSGVGAVMGSKNLKAIVVRGSGKIEPAEPEKTKELLSRLLKKIREDGVTGQGLPNYGTAVLVNIINENGILPTNNFQKSYFPTADAISGETLSEKYLVKKDPCYRCPIACGRYCKVDDEEGGGPEYETIWAFGADCGVDDLAAIIKANNLCNEYGLDTISAGATIACAMELYEKGHIKKEELDGPELKFGSAEAVIEWTRKMGAGEGFGAKLALGSYRLAESYGVPELSMSVKKQELPAYDPRGVQGHGLQYATSNRGGCHVRGYLISPEILGSPEKIDRFALEGKANWAKLFQDLTAVIDSLGLCLFTSFALNADDYRELFNYIVGENYTTEDILTAGERIWNLERVFNLKAGIDAKEDTLPKRLLEEPVPDGPSKGHKHRLAELLPEYYKVRGWDEKGVPTAEKLQALGL